In Cryptococcus deuterogattii R265 chromosome 4, complete sequence, a genomic segment contains:
- a CDS encoding peroxin-5: protein MSAFLSGASVQCGPTSALKNISDRINVDRSLQQDRLAYTANASGSSSKQPFRDQFAQQPVVRQPKPVPGPSSAFDLSSLRQQLSPVPSASHVSDWASDFIPPTGSASSRHAHFVASTKSGWQEEFSQHVAAASPFGAARPQKHQYNAGLAPWEVPTAQYPLPRSALMRPGYPLHAIPASEARLALPRPDIQAAAPVTTHEEQIGQPTGPEALPLDESQELLARTARSFINNLETQSDILSANPKLAQSKFMRLVRGLGDEEVVVKEGQEVKGEEVGEGATFIERNTVGENWAESFAKQNGKSARQEASTLAEAEYLERKSPYPRGQKVYPALNSWVSNLPAHTSIPPLTAPQDTPLAANSNALWDQQYRDQEALLQSSESHTSERTKSVHFDEHSASQERSGVPSTLEEALSSRGNVPGAGRGWSEQGLIHDFDEDVFAMFNGQLRQSQENLEGGVGKQEGWSKLQSDWEEFQRAEPGVSHLRGMGTGDQTERYLFQTRNPYSSDAEELYLEAPQDSPTLKSILELEAEVQKDPTSHEAWYALGLKQQENEREDQAILALSKVIQLDPQYRPAYLALSVSYTNEGENEAACTMLENWIRMKDSKDAIGVDGQKGRGRDKLIESLIEIARQTPDEIDADVQVALGVLFNMSGGEDYSKAEDCFLAALAVRPEDWLLYNRLGATLANSGRSNEAIQYYHQALTLHPSFVRALFNLGIAYMNLGQYQAAAQSILDALRFQHSGASEAYAYGQNGGGAKGVTSETLWNNLKSACFHMNRHDLVQIVEKRDLSGLPLRFVDEGH from the exons ATGTCTGCTTTCTTATCGGGCGCTTCGGTCCAGTGTGGACCCACTTCTGCTCTCAAAAACATCTCAGACAGGATTAACGTCGACCGTTCTTTACAACAG GATCGGCTAGCCTACACCGCAAATGCTTCCGGATCATCGTCAAAG CAGCCATTCAGAGATCAATTTGCTCAGCAGCCAGTCGTCCGACAACCGAAGCCAGTCCCAGGACCTTCGTCAGCTTTTGATCTCTCTTCACTGAGGCAACAGCTCTCTCCAGTTCCATCAGCTTCTCATGTCTCAGATTGGGCGAGCGATTTCATTCCTCCGACAGGGTCTGCATCATCTAGACATGCTCATTTTGTAGCTTCCACAAAAAGCGGTTGGCAGGAAGAGTTTAGTCAGCACGTTGCAGCCGCGTCTCCATTTGGAGCGGCAAGACCTCAGAAACACCAGTACAATGCTGGTCTGGCGCCATGGGAGGTTCCAACAGCTCAATATCCACTTCCGCGCTCAGCCTTGATGAGACCAGGTTACCCATTACATGCCATTCCAGCTTCAGAAGCACGCCTGGCACTTCCTCGGCCTGATATCCAGGCAGCGGCTCCAGTCACCACACATGAAGAGCAAATTGGTCAACCAACTGGACCTGAAGCTCTGCCTTTAGATGAGTCTCAAGAATTGCTAGCTCGTACTGCCCGGTCCTTTATCAACAATCTGGAGACCCAGTCAGACATTTTATCTGCTAATCCCAAATTGGCGCAAAGTAAATTCATGCGTCTTGTGAGGGGCTTGGGGGACGAAGAGGTTGTGGtcaaagaagggcaagaggtAAAAGGTGAGGAAGTAGGCGAGGGTGCAACATTTATTGAGCGGAATACCGTTGGAGAAAATTGGGCGGAAAGCTTTGCCAAGCAAAATGGGAAATCTGCACGCCAAGAAGCCTCCACATTGGCTGAAGCTGAGTACCTCGAACGAAAATCACCTTATCCTCGGGGCCAAAAAGTCTACCCAGCCCTAAATTCTTGGGTTTCGAATTTACCAGCACACACATCCATCCCTCCTCTAACAGCTCCGCAAGACACCCCGCTAGCTGCAAATAGTAATGCTTTGTGGGATCAACAGTATCGTGACCAAGAAGCCCTCTTACAATCTTCAGAATCACACACATCCGAGCGAACAAAGAGTGTCCACTTTGATGAACACTCGGCTTCTCAAGAAAGAAGCGGTGTGCCCAGTACTCTCGAAGAAGCCCTTTCCTCTCGTGGCAACGTCCCCGGTGCAGGTCGGGGCTGGAGTGAACAAGGGTTGATTCACGACTTTGACGAAGATGTCTTTGCAATGTTTAATGGTCAACTTCGACAATCCCAAGAGAATCTGGAAGGCGGAGTGGGGAAGCAAGAAGGTTGGAGTAAGCTGCAAAGTGACTGGGAGGAATTCCAAAGGGCAGAACCTGGCGTCTCACATTTAAGAGGCATGGGAACTGGTGACCAGACAGAAAGATACTTGTTCCAAACTCGAAACCCTTATTCATCTGATGCAGAAGAGCTCTATTTGGAAGCCCCTCAGGATTCACCGACCTTAAAG AGTattcttgagcttgaagctGAAGTACAGAAAGATCCTACCTCGCACGAAGCATGGTATGCCCTTGGCCTCAAGCAACAAGAGAATGAGCGCGAAGACCAAGCGATCCTTGCCTTATCCAAAGTCATTCAACTTGATCCGCAGTATCGGCCAGCGTACCTTGCCCTCTCTGTCAGCTATACCAATGAGGGAGAAAATGAGGCAGCGTGCACTATGCTGGAGAATTGGATTAGAATGAAGGATAGTAAAGATGCGATCGGAGTCGATGgacagaaaggaagaggcagagaCAAACTCATCGAAAGTTTAATAGAAATTGCGAGGCAAACACCGGACGAGATCGATGCTGATGTTCAGGTTGCACTTGGAGTGCTGTTCAATAtgagtggaggagag GATTATTCCAAAGCTGAAGATTGCTTTTTGGCGGCCTTGGCGGTTCGGCCTGAA GACTGGTTGTTGTATAACCGTCTTGGCGCAACCCTTGCGAACAGCGGAAGATCTAATGAAGCTATACAGTATTACCATCAAGCTCTGACGCTGCATCCCAGTTTTGTCCGAGCCTT GTTCAATCTTGGCATTGCGTACATGAATCTAGGCCAATATCAAGCTGCTGCCCAATCTATTCTCGATGCCCTGAGATTCCAACACTCTGGAGCGAGTGAAGCCTATGCATACGGCCAGAATGGTGGAGGTGCAAAAGGTGTTACGAGCGAGACATTATGGAATAATCTGAAGAGTGCTTGCTTCCA TATGAATCGACATGACCTTGTACAGATTGtagaaaaaagagatttATCTG GTCTGCCTTTGAGGTTTGTAGATGAAGGACACTAG